The Geoalkalibacter sp. nucleotide sequence CCTGGAAGGCATCAATAGCCTCATTCAGGCAGCCAAGGCCAAAGCGAGAGGCTACCGAAATCCGGACAATCTGATTGCCATGGCGTACCTGATCGCCGGTAAACTCAAATTCCCTCAACCCACTTGAAACAGCGAAGAGCCTCTAGCCATTGCCCATCCTCCGGCGGGCCAGTTCATGCAGGGTCACGGGGACACCGATGAGCATGCCGAGATAAATCGTCAAAAACCGCCAGACCAGTATGATGCCGACCAGTTCGGACGCATGAACGAGCGAAGCGAAAAACAATCCGAAAACGCCCTCGGCAAATCCAGCTCCTCCTGGCGACGGAGCGAAAT carries:
- a CDS encoding transposase gives rise to the protein LEGINSLIQAAKAKARGYRNPDNLIAMAYLIAGKLKFPQPT